In a single window of the Phycisphaerales bacterium genome:
- a CDS encoding chromate resistance protein: MRSVGAALILVVLVVLVTLLLWSSDPAAPFATGPESESAPTTARGAELPVYRTSRRLEPDTAVAAWLLTRMVSPGARALVAESWPGSIPFDEPGAELARRPGRCAARIIVERFGLHDPFVEALVEVVQELEIAPWSLNSEPFFERVRFGLGDALNTAPDPQSCLDAALQFLDELRAAQDALPGATAVPPM, encoded by the coding sequence ATGCGCTCTGTGGGCGCTGCTCTCATCCTGGTGGTTTTGGTCGTGCTTGTGACCCTCCTGCTGTGGTCATCCGATCCCGCTGCGCCTTTCGCCACGGGGCCAGAGTCCGAGTCTGCTCCGACAACCGCCCGCGGCGCTGAACTGCCAGTGTACCGTACCAGCCGCCGGCTCGAACCCGATACGGCGGTGGCCGCCTGGCTGCTGACCCGGATGGTGTCCCCGGGTGCCCGAGCCCTCGTAGCCGAGTCTTGGCCGGGGAGCATCCCTTTCGATGAACCGGGCGCGGAGTTGGCGCGGCGGCCGGGGCGGTGCGCCGCGCGCATCATTGTGGAGCGCTTCGGACTCCATGATCCATTCGTGGAGGCCCTTGTTGAGGTTGTGCAGGAGCTCGAAATCGCACCCTGGTCGCTGAATTCTGAGCCCTTCTTCGAGCGTGTCCGTTTCGGTCTCGGCGATGCCCTCAACACCGCACCCGACCCGCAAAGCTGTCTCGACGCGGCCCTGCAGTTCCTCGATGAACTACGGGCTGCTCAGGACGCCCTCCCGGGAGCGACCGCGGTGCCGCCCATGTGA
- a CDS encoding PD40 domain-containing protein: MTDTPARATLCAAPRHRNLRCASATALLPVLTCVVLVTAGQEVERSASPAPLQPTTAPAPTFDPPADTLLVFCAEVERQWDLFSWNLDPAVPPRRLTQTPYDEGAPSLAPDHSHIVYETVDGKLWRLDLRAGSTPQQLPFASAERFDMHPAIGPDHLRIAMATSLDRTTDNTDLVIYHQARRAFEPHLEKISYQHYPTWSPDGLWLAYSNLHARAATAITISEIWIMRTERQEMRQLSLLDAYSIQPAWSPDGQEVCFASNAGGHFNLWTVSVASRRLRRLTESTASDMHPCYSPDGRWVVFTSSRAGGRLGLWVLPAAGGAAQPIFPFGADDPRPCRDPDWK, translated from the coding sequence ATGACCGATACGCCCGCCCGTGCCACGCTCTGCGCCGCACCCCGTCATCGAAATCTTCGCTGCGCGTCGGCGACGGCATTGTTACCGGTGCTCACGTGTGTGGTGCTGGTCACCGCCGGGCAGGAGGTTGAACGCTCTGCTAGCCCGGCTCCGCTGCAGCCGACGACCGCACCGGCGCCGACGTTCGATCCGCCCGCCGACACGCTGCTGGTCTTCTGCGCGGAAGTTGAGCGCCAATGGGACCTGTTCTCCTGGAACCTTGATCCCGCCGTGCCTCCTCGCCGGCTGACACAGACCCCCTACGACGAGGGAGCGCCATCGCTCGCGCCGGATCACTCGCACATCGTGTATGAGACGGTCGACGGCAAACTCTGGCGACTCGATCTGCGGGCGGGATCCACACCGCAGCAGCTCCCGTTCGCCTCGGCAGAACGCTTCGATATGCACCCCGCGATCGGACCGGATCATCTGCGGATTGCGATGGCCACGAGTCTGGACCGCACGACCGACAACACCGACCTCGTAATCTATCACCAGGCGCGGCGCGCGTTTGAGCCGCATCTGGAAAAGATCTCGTACCAGCATTACCCCACCTGGTCGCCGGATGGCCTGTGGCTGGCGTACTCGAACCTGCACGCCCGAGCGGCGACCGCCATCACCATCAGCGAAATCTGGATCATGCGTACCGAGCGCCAGGAAATGCGACAGCTCTCGCTTCTTGACGCCTATTCGATTCAACCGGCCTGGTCCCCCGATGGGCAGGAAGTCTGCTTTGCAAGCAACGCCGGCGGGCACTTCAATCTCTGGACCGTGTCCGTGGCAAGCCGGCGCCTGCGACGCCTGACCGAATCCACCGCGAGTGACATGCACCCGTGCTACAGCCCCGACGGACGCTGGGTTGTCTTCACCTCCAGCCGCGCCGGGGGGCGGCTGGGGCTATGGGTGCTTCCGGCGGCTGGTGGCGCAGCGCAACCGATCTTTCCATTCGGAGCCGATGATCCGCGTCCGTGCCGGGACCCGGACTGGAAATAG